One genomic region from Oncorhynchus clarkii lewisi isolate Uvic-CL-2024 chromosome 21, UVic_Ocla_1.0, whole genome shotgun sequence encodes:
- the LOC139378682 gene encoding G-protein coupled receptor 22-like, with product MHTPPVLNSEAAMSNVTVLDTSEPSDLDMTQSAAPYPVSFQVSLTGFLLLEIVLGLSSNLTVLVLYCMKQNLITSVSNIVTMNLHVLDVLVCVSCIPLTAVVILLPLEADTALVCCFHEACVSFASVATASNVLAITVDRYDISVRPANRMLTMGRAVALLGFIWAMSFFSFLVPFMEVGFFSDFGSEFVNQTAVASVVHTNEYYTELGLYYHLLAQIPIFFFTAVVMLVTYYKILQALNIRIGTRFQHNQPKKKQRKKKTISLTTATQVESTDASQGSGAVRGGGNPPAVLSMRTSVSVLMALRRAVKRHRERRERQKRVFRMSLLIISTFLLCWTPITVLNTVILSAGPSDFTVKLRLGFLVMAYGTTIFHPLLYAFTRQKFQKVLKSKMKRVVSVVEAEPMPNNVVIHNSWIDPKRNNKKVTFEETEVRQKCLSSQDLESNNIVCLP from the exons ATGCATACCCCTCCTGTGCTGAACTCAGAAGCCGCCATGAGCAACGTTACTGTCCTCGACACCTCGGAACCCTCTGACCTTGATATGACCCAGTCTGCCGCCCCCTACCCCGTCAGCTTCCAG GTGTCGCTGACAGGGTTCCTGCTGCTGGAGATCGTGCTGGGCCTAAGCAGTAACCTGACAGTGCTGGTCCTCTACTGCATGAAGCAGAACCTCATCACCTCCGTGTCCAACATCGTCACCATGAATCTCCACGTCCTAGACGTACTA gtgtgtgtgtcttgcaTCCCTCTGACTGCCGTGGTAATACTCCTCCCCCTAGAGGCTGATACAGCGCTGGTCTGCTGCTTCCACGAGGCCTGTGTCTCCTTCGCTAGCGTAGCCACTGCCTCGAACGTGCTAGCCATCACTGTCGACCGCTACGACATCTCAGTGCGTCCAGCCAACCGCATGCTAACCATGGGCCGCGCCGTGGCTCTGCTGGGCTTCATTTGGGCTATGTCCTTCTTCAGTTTCCTGGTCCCCTTCATGGAGGTGGGCTTCTTCAGCGATTTTGGCTCCGAGTTCGTCAACCAGACTGCAGTTGCCTCTGTGGTCCATACTAATGAGTACTACACAGAGCTGGGGCTGTACTATCACCTCTTGGCTCAGATCCCCATCTTCTTCTTCACAGCCGTAGTCATGCTGGTGACCTACTACAAGATACTCCAGGCACTGAACATCCGCATCGGGACGCGCTTCCAACACAACCAGCCCAAGAAGAAGCAGCGCAAGAAGAAGACCATCTCCTTGACCACCGCAACGCAGGTGGAATCTACAGATGCGTCCCAGGGCAGCGGGGCGGTCAGAGGGGGCGGAAACCCACCTGCTGTCCTGTCCATGCGGACCTCCGTCTCTGTCCTCATGGCTCTGCGCAGGGCCGTTAAACGCCACCGGGAACGGCGGGAGAGGCAGAAACGCGTCTTCAGGATGTCCCTACTCATCATCTCCACCTTCCTGCTCTGCTGGACTCCCATCACAGTCCTCAACACGGTCATCCTCAGCGCAGGGCCCTCAGACTTCACGGTCAAGTTGCGGTTGGGTTTCCTGGTCATGGCCTACGGGACGACCATCTTCCACCCGCTGCTCTACGCCTTCACCAGGCAGAAGTTCCAGAAGGTGTTGAAGAGCAAGATGAAGAGGGTGGTGTCCGTGGTGGAGGCTGAGCCCATGCCCAACAACGTGGTCATTCACAACTCCTGGATCGACCCCAAGAGGAACAACAAGAAAGTCACCTTCGAGGAGACTGAGGTCAGGCAGAAGTGTCTATCTTCCCAGGATCTGGAATCAAACAACATCGTCTGTCTTCCATGA